From Lycium ferocissimum isolate CSIRO_LF1 chromosome 12, AGI_CSIRO_Lferr_CH_V1, whole genome shotgun sequence, one genomic window encodes:
- the LOC132039697 gene encoding protein RALF-like 1, producing MTTPPGEKQEQIQPPTHKMQKRSQLYFHPFKTLIFLILFSQIQMKICCGVSVFDLKSVKDSNFEQMGKRGCVEKLKECSTMVNEEENLMDSESNRRVLLMQKKYISYGTLRRDLVPCNTPGASYYNCKPPGAANTYNRGCEIITRCAREISDIKS from the coding sequence atgacaacACCACCAGgggaaaaacaagaacaaattcAACCTCCAACACACAAAATGCAAAAAAGATCCCAACTTTATTTCCACCCATTCAAGACCCtcattttcttgattctttTCAGCCAAATCCAAATGAAAATTTGCTGTGGGGTTTCAGTTTTTGACCTTAAATCAGTTAAAGATAGTAACTTTGAGCAAATGGGGAAAAGGGGTTGTGTTGAAAAGCTTAAAGAATGTTCAACAATGgtgaatgaagaagaaaatttgATGGATAGTGAAAGTAATAGAAGAGTTTTGTTGATGCAAAAAAAGTACATTAGTTATGGTACATTGAGAAGAGATTTGGTGCCTTGTAATACACCTGGTGCTTCATATTATAATTGTAAACCACCTGGTGCAGCTAATACTTATAATAGAGGTTGTGAGATTATTACAAGGTGTGCTAGGGAGATCAGTGATATCAAATCTTGA